ACCCATTTAAGTCACTAAGTCATTAAGAAAACAGAAGTGGCAATGGAGATGGGGAGGAATAGGCAGACTGGAGatacactttattttattaaaatctgtctgggacttccctggtggttcagtggttaagaatccacctgccaatgcaggggacatgggtttgatccctggtccgggaagatcccacatgctgcaaagcaactaagcccgtgcaccacagctactgagcctgctctctagagcccgcatgccacaactactgaagcccatgcacctagaacctctgctccgcaacaagagaagccaccacaatgagaagcctgctcacaacaacgaagagtagcccctgctcgctgcaaccagagaaagcccgctcgtagcaacgaagacccaacgcagccgaaaataaataaataaataaataaataaaatctgtctaaaaaaatttttggatagACAATACATTgacatgattcaaaattcaaaaggtacaaaaagaAATAGAGTGAAAATTTCCCTTCTAACAAACCACCTAGTTCTCCCCAGAAGTATCACACTGTATCCACTGCTTATGTATTcctccagagatttttttttatatgcaAGCAAATACATTTCCACAAATGTTAGTATATTTTATGCAGCGTTCTgtaccttgctttttttcttaatgtatcttttttttttttctttttgcggtatgcgggcctctcactgttgtggcctctcccgttgcggagcacaggctctggatgcgcaggcccagcggccatggctcacgggcccagcctctccgcggcatatgggatcctcccagaccggggcacgaacccgtatcccctgcatcggtaggcggactctcaaccactgcgccaccagggaggccctcttaatGTATCTTGAAGCTCCGTATTAGCATCTCAACAGATACCTCACTCATTTTGATGACTGCATCATGTTCCATTGAGTgcatgtaccataatttatttgacCTCTTCCCTAGTgatagacattttggttgtttccaaacTTTCGctgttacaaataatgctgcataTGCCAATTTGTGCAACATGTGAGtatatctgtaggataaattcctcaaagtggaattcctgggtgtATTTGTAGTTTTGACGGACATTGTCATTCACCCCTCCCAGAGGTCCTACCGATTTACAGTCCCAACCAGCAGTGTCTGAGAGACCCTTTCCCCCACATCTTTGCCAATTATTGGATTATCAAATTTTTGGAGCTTGTGAATCTGATAAATGAAGAATTTCTCAGTGTTGCTTtaattatttattccttttattacGAGCAAGGTTGAACATTTTCCCCCATATTTAAGAACAATTtgtatttccttctctgtgaacTGCCCAGTCATAACCTCCAACAATTTTTCTTCTAGGctgatggtattttatttttgattcataGAAGCCCTTTATATATGTCATTTGAATTACAATCATTTGTTCCagtttgttgtttgtcttttgactttgcttATGGTGCAATTTGccatacagaaatatttaattttttgtcattgatatcaatcatttcttttatggctctgGGTTCTGGATCAAATTAGATAGGCCATTCTACACTTATAAAAGAGTGCTTATAGGAGCAGCTCACGGCTCCGGCTCTACCTTGGGCCGGCTGCAGTCTGAGTCTGAGGACGGCTGAAGTGGTTTGCTCGTTTAAGATGAGGTTTCTGCTACTTCTCCTGGTGGCGGCGTCGGCGGTGGTCCGGAGCGATGCCTCGGCCAACGTGGGTGGCATGCCTGGCAAGAGATTAAAGATGCAGTACGCCATGGGGCCGCTGCTCAAGTTCCAGATTTGTGTTTCCTGAGGTTATAGGCGGGTGTTTGAGGAGTACATGCGGGTTATTAGCCAGCGGTACCCAGACATCCGCATTGAAGGAGAGAATTACCTCCCTCAACCAATATATAGACACATAGCATCTTTCCTGTCAGTCTTCAAGCTAGTGTTAATAGGCTTAATAATTGTTGGCAaggattcttttgctttctttggcaTGCAAGTGCCTAGCATCTGGCAGTGGGGCCAAGAAAACAAGGTTGCGTTGAATTGTGGAGTTGCTGGTTATTGCATCACTAGTCTCTTGTCTATGCATGTATGATGGTCTTTTTCTTGAGCAACATGATTGAGAACCAGTGTATGTCAACAGGTGCATTTGAGATAACTTTGAATGATGTACCTGTGTGGTCCAAGCTGGAATCTGATCACCTTCCATCCATGCAACAGCTTGTTCAAATTCTTGACAATGAAATGAAGCTCAATGTGCATATAGATTCAATCCCACACCATCGATCATAGCCCCACCTATCAGCACTGAAAACTCTTCTCTATGGTGTGGAATTTTTCACTTCAactaaactgaaaataaaaggcGACGGAGTGCAGGGTAccccagaagaagagaaggaaatttgTATCCAGAAGATGCATGTGGGAAGATAATGTGAGAAGCATAACTGCTTCCACCTTTCTTTAGGCTGACTGAGGGGGGAAAAATAGCTTTGGAGTCTGCACCGAGGGACAAGCAGATCCACAACTTGAAAGGCTTGAGAAGGGAAAAGTGAAGATCACTGCTCTAGATGGATTGCTTCGTTTCCTTCTGGAGGGCCAAGGACCATTCACTAGAAGAcctctcggcagtgaaagcgtggagttgcaaccactggaccgccagggaattccctgatatatgcccaggagtgggattgctggatcatatgaacAAGATAGAAGAgagtgctcaggcttcagtcagAATTATATTTTAAGTAATCGTCGTCATCATAACAGCAAACACTTAAAAAGAACTTATCATATGATTCCAGGGCAATACTGGAAATggggaagacagccatctatCAACACACAAGCCACTTGGAGTAAATGTCTGGAAAGTACTGTTGGCTGTGCAACACGAGGAGCtgactaatgaagacctgatggaattggaggcccagagaaaggatgaagagagacaagaggaagaagtaactgaagaaccgaagagacTGACGACGCAGGagatggcaaggggattttctttatttgaggaggcgcTGTTAGCTTTTGAGGCATAGGatggtacacgaaggttgcagcagcctttcagaatgcaatccagtgctaccatgtcatctatgacaagaaaaaaagagctactacccagacatcactggatcctTTTTGCAACAGGGTAGATAGAACTGAATCtggcaaggaaccagaacctgtgccatccacgtctggcatgagtgaaattgccttccgtctcctattgctgacgatccttcatctctaccacctcccacctcgtctccctcctccagtcagtaactcttcttacCTGTTCCCTCGATGCCAGCCCAAGTATCctagctgttgtactgtactactgtacttttcaacgtactgtactgtaagatttaaaatgtttattttttgtttgttttttatatagtatttgtgtgaaaaatattataaacctattacagtacagtactacatagctgattgtgttagttgggtacctaggctaacttcgtTGGACtttgaacaaattggacttacgaacacgcTGTCGGAGTGGAACTCGCTCATATGTAGGTGACCTACTGTAATGCAACCTTGAGCAATAGCCAATCAAATGATTTCCTTGCTTTGCTCCCACAACTTCTCTATAAAAACCTCTCCTTAGCTCTTGTCTGTGGAGTGCTCCTAACCACTTCTGGTTTGGTGCTGCCAGTTTTCAATCCACATCTGctcaaataaattcttaaaaatttgaaaaaaaaaaagagtgcttatatgctttcttctagtgtttttactttttatttttattttttttattgaagtatagttgatttacaatattgtgttagtttcaggtgtatagcaaagtggttcagatatatatatataatttttttcagattatttccattatatgtttttacaagatattgaatatagttccctgtgcttacagtaaatctttgttgcttatctattttacgtatattttgtatctgttaatcccccactcctaatttatccctcccccccttcccctttggtaaccataagttttttttctatatctgtgagtctgttttgtatatagattcatttgtattattttttagattccacatataagcaatatcatataatatttatttgtctttatctgacttacttcacttagtattctctaggtccatccatgttgctgcaaatggcaatatttcattctttttatggctgaataatatcccattgtgtatatatatatataaaacacatcttctttatccagtcatctgttgatgggcacttaggttgcttccatgtcttggctattgtgaatagcgctgctatgaacattggggtgcatgtattttcaaattagagtttttaacttttctggatataagcccaggagtgagattgttgAATTATATgggagctctatttttagtttttgaggaacctccatactgtttttcatagcggttgcaccaatttacatttccatcaacagtgtaggagggttcccttttctccacaccctctccagcattcattatttgtagactttttgaagatagccattctgactggtgtgaggtgatgtctcatggcgggttttgatttgcacttctctaataattagattgctgagcatcttttcatatgtctgttggcCACCCCTATGTCTTttttggataaatgtctgtttaggtcttatgcccagtttttgattaggttgtttgtttttttgatattgagttatatgagctgtttgtatagtatttttatttttaaaagttttcttcatataCATCATGCAACTATTTTAAGtatattcccaggtattttatctatttttttagtGGCTTTTGTAAATGGGGATCTTTTCTTCCAATAGCTCTTCTGTTTGTGTATAAGAAGgctatatattaattttgcatatatatttctatttattaattttgtatctataaattttattgaattatcttatttctataatgatttttcagttgattcttttGATTTTCTAGGTATACAATTGTatcaaatgtaaataataattttaccttctcatttccaattttattcctttaactTGTTCCTTTTGCCTAATTACATTAGCTAGTATCTCCAGATTAAgtttaaataatagtaataatagtgaaCATCTTTGTTTTATTCCAGTCTCAAATGAGAATACTTTCACTGTTTTCCCATTAAGCATGATGTTGACTTTGGGATACATATAGTGGTGaaacatacataacataaaatttaccagtacgtttcagtggcattaagtacattcacattgttgtgcaaccatcaccactatccatctccagaattttgtCATCTTTGGCCATGTTTTTATCATGCTGTTTTATCCTTTCTATTGTATTTtgtagagattttaaaaacaagaatggatgtcaaattttattaaatgtccTTTTAGCATTTATGAAGAAAAGTacatgattttaattctttgatcTGTTAATATAATGAATTGTATTAGTAAATTTCCTAATATTGAGTCATCCTCGAATTCCTGGAATTAACTTGTCCTAGTCAGGGTGTGCTATTCTTTTAacgtgttttttcttttaattaggaTTTTTAACTTCAGTTTGGCCTATAGGTTTCCTTTTTTGCCTGTGACATGCTTTTAAGTGGCAGAAATAACAGAGCTTGCTGGTGGATTAGATGCGGAGATTGAGGATAAAGAAGGAATCAGGTGAAACCCAGGTCTATGGCCAGCTAGGGGCGCTTTTACTGAGCAGGAGAAGACTAGGGGTGGGAGGACCACACTGCATTTAGGTCAACAGTGAGACTtcaagggagtggggaggagggggttaTCAGAATCACCtcgtgagctttttttttttttttttttttttttgcctaggtcgcgtggcttgcaggatcttagtttctccaccagggattgaacccagctggcagtggaagcacacagtcctaaccactggactgccagggaattcccatcgtGAGCACTTTTAAACTTAAATTGTGTTGTAAGCCTTCAGTTCAAGAGAGTGGACTGTTTAGTGTATAAGCCAATAACAAAGAAGTGACTGTAAGCAGTGAGGCGTGTGTGGTAGGAGTGGGGAATATCCGTGCATGAGGGATTCCAGTAGGTTCCAGGGAGAGTAATAAAGCTGATGGAAGGCTGAAGACTGATGTGGTGGGGAAGAGGGCCTGCCTAGAGTTTGTGCAACGCAGGCTACAGGCAAGGATGCAGCACACCTGGAGAGCGGGGAGACATGAGGGTCAGTGGAAGTGAAAACGGAGACAACCAGATTGCTGCAGAGGAAGTGTTGCTTCCCCATCCCTCTCTCACACTTTACACAGGCTGTCCAGCAGCCAGGCATCTAGTATCTAAGCAAAATGAACATCAATAACgacagcaataataataagacaataaaatattacgAATTGGCAGGTCGTTCTCTAAATACACAATAAATGATCTTGGTAGAAGCAGAGCAGGTGAGGGCAAGAGAAGCATTAACTCCTGCATGCAAAGATGATGACTTCTAGCATTTTGGGGTCCCTAAGACAATAGCCTATTCACCCTAAAGTAGATGAAATTCAGCCAGTCAATAAGACCTATCCTAGTATATGTAGTCCATAATCCATTTTTCTCATACCTCATTCTTACATATGACAATAAAGGATTACTAGTCTTTTCATAAAAGCTTGCAACATGCTAAggagagaaatacaaagaaaatcaatgaaggaACTAAAAATACACTCTAATCATATTTGAAGAGAAAGagtgttgggtgtgtgtgtgtgtgtgtgtgtgtgtgtgtgtgtgtgtgtgtaactgagcTAAATTCTCAGCTGTCATGCCAGTAAGTGAACagaaaatatctaaaatgatAAATCAACAGTGGTAGAAGCAGATTATTTACAGATACAGAGATAAACCTCAGAAGATAATCAAAGAGTTAAAGAAGGAATAGATAGCATCAGGGGAAGGATAAGAGAAACCATTCTAGAGTATTTGATGTTTTAACCATGTGcaaattttactttaataaaaggcattttcaaagtattaaaaaaaagcagaaagcaaaaTACATGTGGTCAG
Above is a window of Mesoplodon densirostris isolate mMesDen1 chromosome X, mMesDen1 primary haplotype, whole genome shotgun sequence DNA encoding:
- the LOC132482242 gene encoding thioredoxin reductase-like selenoprotein T — protein: MRFLLLLLVAASAVVRSDASANVGGMPGKRLKMQYAMGPLLKFQICVSUGYRRVFEEYMRVISQRYPDIRIEGENYLPQPIYRHIASFLSVFKLVLIGLIIVGKDSFAFFGMQVPSIWQWGQENKSLVYACMMVFFLSNMIENQCMSTGAFEITLNDVPVWSKLESDHLPSMQQLVQILDNEMKLNVHIDSIPHHRS